One Callospermophilus lateralis isolate mCalLat2 chromosome 6, mCalLat2.hap1, whole genome shotgun sequence genomic region harbors:
- the LOC143401621 gene encoding histone H1.4 codes for MSETAPAAPAAPAPAEKTPVKKKARKSAGAAKRKASGPPVSELITKAVAASKERSGVSLAALKKALAAAGYDVEKNNSRIKLGLKSLVSKGTLVQTKGTGASGSFKLNKKAGSGEAKPKAKKAGAAKAKKPAGAAKKPKKATGTATPKKAAKKTPKKAKKPAAAAGAKKAKSPKKAKAAKPKKAPKSPAKAKAVKPKAAKPKTAKPKAAKPKKAAAKKK; via the coding sequence ATGTCCGAGACTGCGCCCGCCGCGCCCGCCGCTCCGGCCCCCGCCGAGAAGACGCCGGTGAAGAAGAAGGCCCGCAAGTCCGCAGGCGCCGCCAAGCGCAAGGCGTCCGGGCCCCCGGTGTCCGAGCTCATCACCAAGGCCGTGGCCGCCTCCAAGGAGCGCAGCGGCGTGTCCCTGGCCGCGCTCAAGAAGGCGCTGGCGGCCGCGGGCTACGACGTGGAGAAGAACAACAGCCGCATCAAGCTGGGCCTCAAGAGCCTGGTGAGCAAGGGCACCCTGGTGCAGACCAAGGGCACCGGCGCCTCCGGCTCCTTCAAGCTCAACAAGAAGGCGGGCTCCGGGGAAGCCAAGCCCAAGGCTAAAAAGGCGGGTGCAGCCAAGGCTAAGAAGCCCGCCGGCGCTGCGAAAAAGCCTAAGAAGGCTACAGGCACGGCCACCCCCAAGAAGGCCGCCAAGAAGACCCCAAAGAAGGCGAAGAAGCCGGCCGCAGCTGCAGGAGCCAAAaaagcaaagagccccaagaaggcGAAAGCGGCCAAGCCGAAGAAGGCGCCCAAGAGCCCGGCCAAGGCCAAGGCGGTGAAGCCCAAGGCGGCCAAACCAAAGACCGCCAAGCCCAAGGCAGCCAAGCCAAAGAAGGCGGCAGCCAAGAAGAAATAG
- the LOC143401623 gene encoding histone H2B type 1-M: MPEPTKSAPAPKKGSKKAVTKAQKKDGKKRKRSRKESYSVYVYKVLKQVHPDTGISSKAMGIMNSFVNDIFERIAGEASRLAHYNKRSTITSREIQTAVRLLLPGELAKHAVSEGTKAVTKYTSSK, translated from the coding sequence ATGCCTGAGCCCACGAAGTCCGCTCCTGCCCCGAAAAAGGGCTCCAAGAAGGCGGTGACAAAGGCGCAGAAGAAGGATGGCAAGAAGCGCAAGCGCAGCCGCAAGGAGAGCTACTCGGTCTACGTGTACAAGGTGCTCAAGCAGGTGCACCCCGACACCGGCATCTCGTCCAAGGCCATGGGCATCATGAACTCGTTCGTGAACGACATCTTCGAGCGCATCGCGGGTGAGGCCTCGCGCCTGGCGCACTACAACAAGCGCTCGACCATCACCTCCCGGGAGATCCAGACGGCCGTGCGCCTGCTGCTGCCCGGGGAGCTGGCCAAGCACGCCGTGTCCGAGGGCACCAAGGCGGTCACCAAGTACACCAGCTCCAAGTGA